A region from the Brachyspira hampsonii genome encodes:
- a CDS encoding TM2 domain-containing protein — MKKRIKAIICSALSLIFGGIGIQKFYLGQTKRGILYVLFCWTGIPYLLCIIDLVRFIFMSEEDFNITYNKKYMEIIDYENNNENHRNKFDDAIDAEYTYVNDEEENHDNQENTEENIIINKALEYHKLINDASISIKDYNFSSKVKHLNQLFKSIIDKSCSCKKNERSIKELDRMLQYNIPTTLKLINSYIDLSLSNTSDLNNIKANITESIESVIIYLNKVLENIQKDDIMDITSDIDVLKAELKKDGYV, encoded by the coding sequence ATGAAAAAAAGAATTAAAGCTATAATATGTTCTGCTCTTTCTCTAATATTCGGAGGAATAGGAATACAAAAATTCTATTTAGGTCAAACTAAAAGAGGTATATTGTATGTTCTATTCTGTTGGACAGGCATACCATATTTGCTTTGCATTATAGATTTAGTAAGATTTATATTTATGAGTGAAGAAGACTTTAATATCACATATAATAAAAAATATATGGAAATTATAGATTATGAAAATAATAATGAAAATCATAGAAATAAATTTGATGATGCTATAGATGCTGAATATACTTATGTTAATGATGAAGAGGAAAATCATGATAATCAAGAAAATACAGAAGAAAATATTATTATTAATAAAGCATTAGAATATCATAAACTAATTAATGATGCATCAATCTCTATAAAAGACTATAATTTTTCATCTAAAGTTAAACATTTAAATCAATTGTTTAAAAGCATTATTGATAAATCATGCAGCTGTAAAAAAAATGAAAGATCTATAAAAGAGCTTGATAGAATGCTTCAATACAATATACCTACAACATTAAAACTTATTAATTCATATATAGATTTATCATTATCAAATACATCGGATTTAAATAATATTAAAGCTAATATAACAGAATCTATAGAATCAGTAATAATATATTTAAATAAGGTATTAGAAAATATACAAAAAGATGATATTATGGATATAACAAGCGATATAGATGTACTTAAAGCAGAATTAAAAAAAGACGGTTATGTTTAA
- a CDS encoding DNA methyltransferase, translating into MKKKLELQTTTLWDYPSQQYLKSEEEKHKHYIGATPSYIIWNLLNRYTKEKDLVVDPMAGSGTTVDVARELGRRALGYDINPKALQRKDIFKADARKIPIEDEKADFVFIDPPYSTHINYSDEKNCIGKLTARENEYYEAMEKVINEIFRIMKKDRYMALYVSDSYEKGFPFMPIGFKLFEIMNKYFMPIDIISVVRHNKTLNKGNYHIAAAENNFYLRGFNYLFIMYKKGNKTIDINGKVHLRNL; encoded by the coding sequence ATGAAAAAAAAGTTAGAATTACAAACTACCACTTTATGGGATTATCCTTCTCAGCAGTATTTAAAAAGTGAAGAAGAAAAACATAAACATTATATAGGAGCAACACCTTCATATATAATTTGGAATCTTCTAAACAGATATACAAAAGAAAAAGATTTAGTTGTTGATCCTATGGCAGGAAGCGGTACTACGGTTGATGTAGCAAGAGAACTAGGAAGGAGGGCTTTAGGATATGATATAAATCCGAAAGCCTTACAGAGAAAAGATATTTTTAAAGCTGATGCCAGAAAAATACCAATAGAAGATGAAAAGGCTGATTTTGTGTTTATAGATCCGCCTTACAGTACACATATCAATTATTCTGATGAAAAGAACTGTATCGGAAAATTAACAGCAAGAGAAAATGAATATTATGAAGCTATGGAAAAAGTTATAAATGAAATATTCAGAATAATGAAAAAAGATAGGTATATGGCTTTATATGTATCGGATTCTTATGAAAAGGGATTTCCTTTTATGCCTATTGGCTTTAAACTTTTTGAAATTATGAATAAGTATTTTATGCCCATAGATATTATATCAGTTGTTCGTCATAATAAAACTCTTAATAAAGGTAATTATCATATAGCAGCCGCTGAAAATAATTTTTACTTGAGAGGATTTAATTATCTATTTATAATGTATAAAAAAGGAAATAAAACTATAGATATAAATGGAAAGGTTCATCTTAGAAATTTATAA
- the flcA gene encoding periplasmic flagellar collar protein FlcA has translation MPKIEDLERLGSIAFLIGNKALPKEISKSDYDSFKSVFTDEHMASSMPLEDNGLPSIDDLDNLDLPEDLDNDDKVSADIDDLKLPEDLDDDKVSADIDDLKLPEDLDNDDKVSADIDDLKLPEDLDNDDKVSADIDDLKLPEDLDNDDKVSADIDNLDLPEDLDNDDKVSADIDNLDLPEDLDNDDKVSADIDNLDLPEDLDNDDKVSADIDNLDLPEDLGDDKVSADIDNLDLPEDLDNDDKVSDDIDDLGLPEDLGDDKVSDDIDDLGLPEDLDNDKVTDDIDGLDLPEDKELEDKIAMDISNDNSEKSDIHSEKLPVLDDLPLPDSLPSIDEAKEDEYNELNNAEPDDNQKSNINDLDIDNISDSLDDILENEDPNLDDILSDDKLDEENKEEEPQDNTDLDDLSLDSLTQDDDEEPKDEAKEDTKDEKTEEEPKDDTDLDDLSLDSLTQDVDEEPKDEVKEDTKDEKTEEEPKDDTDLDDLSLDSLTQDVDEEPKDEAKEDTKDEKTEEEPKDDTDLDDLSLDSLTQDVDEEPKDEAKEDTKDEKTEEEPKDNTDLDDLSLDSLTQDDDEEPKDEVKEDTKDEKTEEEPKDDTDLDDLSLDSLTQDDDEEPKDEVKDDTKEEPQDDIDLDDLSLDDAMEEYEQSPKDEVKDDLDLDDNIDIDDDKEENKSISNNIIAGGTTLPSPDTVNNLPASKYEDVDKDVDTDKVINAIKHLSPITQYHVLDAILNEKLDRISMESLLNALERGESNENITELLNKKLGLSLKEEGNKNVLELIPIPNSLKDYAKIIRVAAVFLILFVALVILSFQFIYKPVMANKYYNQGLLSISNGAYDDAERNFAEGERLKPKQIKWYNKYARAYIDRETFNDALKKIQGALDIKPRDFETRITFGYYYRKKGEKELSLEDYTLGEELYNDMLVYTEKKKEKETIYDERGLLMISRAKNLLEPNYYDIAYNNYRDMVNFFGDGVIPRKRAMLIKIYQDNYEQVKALQNHINLLKKDYIDDEVYPKLAQYLLDKDDFYGSRVLFESLLEAYPNNLESIVGYADYETRLKHYDRAMEILNTAALPLYESNPFYKGKEYVYNMLGQIYYNLGEYGNAVKNFNEALAINSVYPDANYNLANVYFYREKDYEKAKQHYQTAYDNLAPNLRNDKLLYNLSWIYYSDEEYDRAFEGFNALFQKNPSNSVVSYALGNSLLHLDKANLANGFYRNALSQVLSKRDRLGRLEMRTESDFILVSYLASLYNNIGVSYAYNANITNTIVNEQEAFKYFVLASEYFDQIRTSNIDLERIEKRTILVDNQNIGAAAYNIMAVQGKRNLKQTAVIDDYIPKDMYYVR, from the coding sequence ATGCCTAAAATAGAAGATTTAGAAAGATTAGGAAGTATTGCTTTTTTAATAGGAAATAAAGCATTACCAAAAGAAATATCAAAAAGCGACTATGACAGTTTTAAGTCAGTTTTTACAGACGAACATATGGCTAGTTCTATGCCGTTAGAGGATAATGGTTTGCCTTCTATTGATGATTTAGATAATTTAGATCTTCCTGAAGACTTAGATAATGATGATAAAGTATCCGCTGACATAGATGATTTAAAATTGCCTGAAGATTTAGATGATGATAAAGTATCTGCTGATATAGATGATTTAAAATTGCCTGAAGATTTAGACAATGATGATAAAGTATCCGCTGACATAGATGATTTAAAATTGCCTGAAGACTTAGATAATGATGATAAAGTATCTGCTGATATAGATGATTTAAAATTGCCTGAAGATTTAGACAATGATGATAAAGTATCTGCTGATATAGATAATTTAGATCTTCCTGAAGATTTAGACAATGATGATAAAGTATCTGCTGATATAGATAATTTAGATCTTCCTGAAGACTTAGATAATGATGATAAAGTATCTGCTGATATAGATAATTTAGATCTTCCTGAAGACTTAGATAATGATGATAAAGTATCTGCTGATATAGATAATTTAGATCTTCCTGAAGATTTAGGCGATGATAAAGTATCTGCTGATATAGATAATTTAGATCTTCCTGAAGATTTAGACAATGATGATAAAGTATCTGATGACATAGACGATTTAGGATTACCTGAAGATTTAGGCGATGATAAAGTATCTGATGATATAGATGATTTAGGATTACCTGAAGATTTAGATAATGATAAAGTAACTGATGATATTGACGGCTTGGATCTTCCTGAAGATAAAGAATTGGAAGATAAAATAGCAATGGATATTAGCAATGATAATTCAGAAAAAAGTGATATTCATTCAGAAAAATTGCCTGTATTAGATGATTTGCCTTTGCCTGATAGTCTGCCTAGTATAGATGAAGCTAAAGAAGATGAATACAATGAATTAAATAATGCAGAACCTGATGATAATCAAAAATCAAATATAAATGATTTAGACATTGATAATATATCTGATAGCTTAGATGATATATTAGAAAATGAAGATCCAAATTTAGATGATATTTTATCTGATGATAAATTAGATGAGGAAAATAAAGAAGAAGAGCCTCAAGACAATACAGATTTGGATGATTTATCTTTAGACAGCCTAACTCAAGATGATGATGAAGAACCTAAAGATGAGGCTAAAGAAGATACTAAAGATGAAAAAACTGAAGAAGAGCCTAAAGACGATACAGATTTGGACGATTTATCTTTAGACAGCCTAACTCAAGATGTTGATGAAGAACCTAAAGATGAGGTTAAAGAAGACACTAAAGATGAAAAAACTGAAGAAGAGCCTAAAGACGATACAGATTTGGACGATTTATCTTTAGACAGCCTTACTCAAGATGTTGATGAAGAACCTAAAGATGAGGCTAAAGAAGACACTAAAGATGAAAAAACTGAAGAAGAGCCTAAAGACGATACAGATTTGGACGATTTATCTTTAGACAGCCTTACTCAAGATGTTGATGAAGAACCTAAAGATGAGGCTAAAGAAGACACTAAAGATGAAAAAACTGAAGAAGAGCCTAAAGACAATACAGATTTGGACGATTTATCTTTAGACAGCCTAACTCAAGATGATGATGAAGAACCTAAAGATGAGGTTAAAGAAGACACTAAAGATGAAAAAACTGAAGAAGAGCCTAAAGACGATACAGATTTGGACGATTTATCTTTAGACAGCCTTACTCAAGATGATGATGAAGAACCTAAAGATGAGGTTAAAGATGACACTAAAGAAGAGCCTCAAGATGATATAGATTTGGACGATTTATCTTTAGATGATGCTATGGAAGAATATGAACAATCACCTAAAGATGAAGTTAAAGATGATCTTGATCTGGACGATAACATAGATATAGACGACGATAAAGAAGAAAATAAAAGTATTTCTAATAATATAATAGCAGGAGGCACTACTCTTCCATCTCCTGATACAGTGAATAATCTTCCAGCTTCTAAATATGAAGATGTAGATAAAGATGTTGATACTGATAAAGTTATTAATGCAATAAAACATCTTTCTCCTATTACGCAATATCATGTTTTAGATGCTATACTTAATGAGAAATTAGACAGAATCTCTATGGAATCCTTACTTAATGCCTTAGAAAGAGGAGAGTCTAATGAAAACATTACAGAATTATTAAATAAAAAATTAGGTTTAAGTCTTAAAGAAGAAGGTAATAAAAATGTATTAGAACTTATACCTATACCTAATTCATTAAAAGACTATGCTAAAATAATAAGAGTTGCAGCTGTATTTTTAATATTATTTGTAGCTTTAGTGATTTTATCTTTCCAATTTATTTATAAACCTGTAATGGCAAATAAATACTATAATCAAGGTTTATTAAGCATATCAAACGGAGCTTATGATGATGCTGAGAGAAACTTTGCTGAAGGTGAAAGATTAAAACCAAAACAGATAAAATGGTATAATAAATATGCAAGAGCTTATATTGACAGAGAAACTTTCAATGATGCTCTTAAAAAAATACAGGGTGCTTTAGATATTAAGCCTAGAGATTTTGAAACTAGAATAACTTTTGGCTACTATTATAGAAAGAAAGGCGAAAAAGAATTATCATTAGAAGACTACACATTAGGCGAAGAATTGTATAATGATATGTTAGTTTATACTGAAAAGAAAAAGGAAAAAGAAACTATATATGATGAACGCGGTCTGCTTATGATAAGCCGAGCTAAAAATTTATTAGAACCTAATTATTATGATATAGCTTATAACAATTATAGAGATATGGTTAATTTCTTTGGAGACGGTGTCATTCCTAGAAAAAGAGCTATGCTTATAAAAATTTATCAGGATAACTATGAGCAGGTAAAAGCACTTCAAAATCATATAAACTTATTGAAAAAAGATTATATTGATGATGAGGTTTATCCTAAATTAGCCCAATATTTACTTGATAAAGATGATTTTTATGGCTCAAGAGTACTGTTTGAAAGTCTATTAGAAGCATATCCTAATAATTTAGAATCTATAGTAGGTTATGCAGATTATGAAACAAGATTAAAACATTATGACAGAGCTATGGAAATACTTAATACAGCAGCTTTGCCTCTATATGAATCTAATCCTTTCTATAAAGGAAAAGAATATGTATATAATATGTTAGGTCAAATATATTATAATTTAGGCGAATATGGAAATGCAGTTAAAAACTTTAATGAAGCTTTAGCAATCAATTCAGTATATCCTGATGCTAATTATAATTTGGCTAATGTTTATTTCTATAGGGAAAAAGATTATGAAAAGGCAAAACAGCATTATCAAACAGCTTATGATAATTTAGCACCTAATCTTAGAAATGATAAACTTTTATATAATTTATCTTGGATATATTATTCAGATGAAGAATATGACAGAGCATTTGAAGGATTCAATGCATTATTCCAAAAAAATCCTAGCAACAGTGTTGTTTCTTATGCTTTAGGTAATTCGCTTTTACATTTGGATAAAGCTAATTTGGCTAACGGATTCTACAGAAACGCTTTAAGTCAGGTATTATCTAAGAGAGACAGATTAGGAAGATTGGAAATGCGTACGGAAAGCGATTTTATACTTGTAAGTTATTTAGCAAGCCTTTACAATAATATAGGTGTTTCTTATGCTTACAACGCTAATATTACAAATACTATTGTTAATGAACAGGAAGCATTTAAATATTTTGTATTAGCAAGCGAATATTTTGATCAGATAAGAACTTCAAATATAGATTTAGAAAGAATAGAAAAAAGAACCATACTTGTTGATAATCAAAATATAGGAGCAGCTGCTTATAATATAATGGCGGTACAAGGAAAAAGAAATTTGAAGCAGACAGCTGTTATAGATGATTATATACCAAAAGATATGTATTATGTCAGATAA
- a CDS encoding F0F1 ATP synthase subunit epsilon translates to MATAAKKNKKALTCSVITRIGPILRSIKIDHVEIPSHDGYVSIHLDHCPYIVRIGYGELKIYNEDNKLINMYVEDGIAEVTNNVIGILVETALYPKDIDAAILKDEINKLSSQMVINPEEARRNNEKIAKLNKQIEISSK, encoded by the coding sequence ATGGCTACTGCAGCAAAAAAAAATAAAAAGGCTTTAACTTGCTCTGTAATTACTAGAATCGGACCTATATTGAGATCCATAAAAATAGATCATGTAGAGATACCTTCGCATGACGGATATGTTTCAATACATTTAGATCATTGTCCGTATATAGTAAGAATAGGTTACGGCGAACTCAAAATATATAACGAAGATAATAAACTTATAAATATGTATGTAGAAGATGGTATAGCTGAAGTTACAAACAATGTTATAGGAATATTAGTAGAAACTGCTTTATATCCGAAAGATATAGATGCTGCTATATTGAAAGATGAAATAAATAAATTATCTAGTCAAATGGTTATAAATCCTGAAGAAGCAAGAAGAAACAATGAAAAAATAGCCAAACTTAATAAACAAATAGAAATTTCTTCTAAATAA
- a CDS encoding acyl-CoA thioesterase yields MAHVNKTEIRVIYADTDQMGVVYHSNYLRYFEIGRTELLRELGISYKDMEEKYDIMLPVKEAFVDYKISIRYDEVIVVYTSVEKLKNVSLKLKYEIRSKENEKILYSTGYTLHPFVNRKGQIVKPDEYLYSIMSKGK; encoded by the coding sequence ATGGCTCATGTTAATAAAACAGAAATAAGAGTGATATATGCAGATACTGATCAAATGGGTGTGGTTTACCATTCAAATTATTTAAGATATTTTGAGATAGGAAGAACGGAGCTTTTAAGAGAGTTAGGCATTTCATATAAAGATATGGAAGAAAAATATGATATAATGCTTCCTGTAAAAGAGGCTTTTGTAGATTATAAAATTTCTATAAGATATGATGAAGTTATAGTAGTTTATACTAGTGTTGAAAAGCTGAAAAATGTATCATTAAAACTAAAATATGAGATAAGAAGCAAAGAAAATGAAAAAATATTATATAGTACAGGTTATACGCTTCACCCTTTTGTTAATAGAAAAGGACAAATAGTAAAACCAGATGAATATCTATACAGTATAATGTCCAAAGGTAAATAA
- the coaD gene encoding pantetheine-phosphate adenylyltransferase, with amino-acid sequence MKNGKVIFPGTFDPFTLGHLDVLYRLADIFNKVYISVALNLEKSPTFTIEERKNMIKKVIGDNDTIEIVSVSGLVTEYMKQNDIKVLARGIRDSEDLYYELRMSRMNKLLYPEMDTIFLHTSEHYAYVSSSLIKEILKFNGPIDGLVPEILVEDIRSKFIKK; translated from the coding sequence ATGAAAAATGGAAAAGTAATATTTCCGGGTACTTTTGACCCTTTTACATTAGGACATCTCGATGTTCTTTACAGACTTGCTGATATATTTAACAAAGTTTATATATCTGTAGCACTTAATTTGGAAAAATCTCCTACTTTTACCATAGAAGAAAGGAAAAATATGATTAAAAAGGTAATAGGGGATAATGATACTATAGAAATTGTATCTGTATCTGGGCTTGTTACCGAATATATGAAGCAGAATGATATAAAAGTATTGGCTAGAGGTATCAGAGACAGTGAAGATTTATACTATGAATTAAGAATGTCCAGAATGAATAAATTATTATATCCAGAGATGGATACTATATTTTTACATACATCAGAACATTATGCTTATGTAAGTTCTTCTTTAATAAAGGAAATACTTAAATTTAATGGACCTATAGACGGATTAGTGCCGGAAATACTAGTTGAAGATATAAGATCCAAATTCATAAAAAAATAA